From Centroberyx gerrardi isolate f3 chromosome 15, fCenGer3.hap1.cur.20231027, whole genome shotgun sequence:
GAGAAAGTAGGTTCGAAGTGAAGTAAGGTGCAGAAGGCCTTTTTTAGGGGAAAGGCAGGTTCTGAAAGCGTATTTTTGTTTATGctggtggttgtttggtttaatgGTATACTCATCTTTTTGTATTTAGCACTACATCACTTGCTCTATGGTGACAAGGAGGTATCATCCACCACCCACccctctctgtgtgcatgtgtgtgtgtgtgagtgtgtgtgtgagagagagagaaacacagagagagagagtatgtgtccATTTCATTGACCCAAAATACTTTACCTGGTGAAGAAATCAGCGATGCCGAACCTCTTTGGCATCAGCTTGGGGTCCGAGGTGTCGGTCTGGCCGGTCAGGTCCGGCAGCTTGTCCGGGGCGCTCTGCCTGCGACCCGCTTCCAGAGCATTCCGGAACTCCTCCTCGTACCCCTCGTccccaaaataaaagcccccgTCCTCATCATCGGGGGACAACGGGGTGGCATCGCAGCTGAGGGAAGAAACCGCGATGTTTGAGTTAGTCCTCAGAGTCTGCGGCCTAGCGGGTAAACTGAAGTCCCggtattcctcctcctcctcctcctcctcctcctcctctctggtgcTGGGTTCAGTCGGCTGGCTGTCACCGGTGAGGTTGGACAAGGTCGACGGGCAAGGCGAGGGGGGTTTGGCACTTGATCCCGGGCTGGGAGAGTCCTTGGCCGGGGcgggaggagcgagggaggagtgagggagttCGGCCGCAGCTGGTGCATCCTCCCCCGGGCACTCAGAGGCCAAACCCCCGCTGTCGTCGCTTTGGCTTCTCGCACACAAACCCAACCCGGGTCCGTTTTCTTGCGTTTCCTCCCGGTCGGCATGAAGGTCCGGTGTGTTCTCGGAGAAATAATCCGACTCGGGCCGGTCACATGTTGCTCTGGCGGTGTTCACGATGTGCAAACCACCGTTGGCGATTTTCACTTCCTCACAATCCACGTCGCAGAAACCGAGTCTCTGGCCTGGCAGCTGGCTGGAAAACACCTCGGTCTGTTTACAGTACGTGATATCCGCATCGGGACCGCCGAATCCCGGGCTGTCGATGTCCCCGTTGGGCATTTTTAGATCTGGTTCCGAGAAAGCCACCGTGCAAGCGCAGTTCGGCTGGTGCTTCCCCGTGCATGACAGCTGACCAAGGGGGAGAGAGGTCCGGGTATGGTCGGTGTCTGCGCCGCCAACCGTCGTCTTTTCTCCCGGGATAACGTCCTCGGAATCCGGGGTTTCCCCGTCACTCTCCCCTGCACGGTACCGTCGTATCTGTCGGCCTGTCTCTGCTGAAACCCGATCCCGGAGCACAGCTGGGCAGGAAACGGCTGTGGTCCCGGatagccctcctcctcctccccctttttcttcttcttttcctcctccttctccttcttctccacgGTGCAACCCGACCATCATCCGCTCCTCCCGACCGAGTGACTCAGTGAATCCGTTCAGGCCGCTGTGGTCGTTGCAAACCCCCGAAATTACACAGCTGTCGGTCAGGCGGACGGGGAGGCACTTCTCCGCCGCAACCAAATCCAACATTATCTCCTTCTCGTACTCCGGGGCTGCCGGCGGTGGGGGCGGCGGTTGTACCGAGGCGTCTCTGTTTACATTCCTGCCATTGCTGGTCACATAAATATGACCCTTCCCTGCCTGTCGACCCCCGCCGACACCGGCTAGTACGCTGCGGTCTTTGAGTGCGATGTAAGATTTGTGacccgctcctcctccttcttcttcttcgttttCGTTCACGTCGACGGGAAACGAGCCTCCGTTCTCCTCCGGCGTTTCCATGACCATTCAGTCCGCCAAGCGAGCCTCACCCCCGGGCATAAAATCCTGCAGTGAATCCTGCCCGgtcggccagcagcagcagcaggttttgTTGTTCTTTGAGGAAGGGGCTACCATTTTAGCCGGGGACACTTCCACGTTACCTAACATTCGCCGAATATATCTTCTCCATTTCTGGGATCTAAAAACAACAAGTTTCCCCAACCCCCAAGTCTTTCTTCTTGTGAATTAACCAGTCGAGAGATAGATTAATGAAATCCCTcaacgttagctagctgcaGCGGCACTCCGGCCACAGCTCAGCGCCATCTTGAAAATGCCCCAACAATGACGTCATGTCTTCCCCCAACTCGCTCGGCgttgtttctgattggctgaagggtGAGGGTGACACCTGCCGGCCACGCTGCGTAATTGCATCGGGGATTCCTGACCCTGTTGACCCCAAATACTAATAACAATACTTTTAATAGTAATTTTTATAATCTTAACTGATCCCTGTAGAGAAATAGTgttctttaaaagaaaaaaagaaggcgTAGctggtttgactactgttttCATTTGCCCCTAGTGAGTgaagtagtggtaaataaaaaaaagtgggtaaactatgatcataaggcaaacaatcagcaatatgaatgaaaatcaattactttcagaaaagcgccaATTTGTGACCTTTCCCCTAAAAACACCCTATCTTCATTTAAGTTAaatcagtttgacactacttaGGAGATTAGATGGCTTTACACTCCACTATATTGTCCCAATATTTATGTCATAGACTGAATCATAATTTTAGCAGCAGTCAAACAACACTTGCAAATATGGCtaatatctgtgtgtttatatccAGTATGTATACTAATATACTTTAGTCTGTACAcagtgtgtctgcaggtttcagaaagccaaattcaaagactttaaaacctttttaatgccacctggaattgaattgaagagCAATTTAATaaccaaaataaagacacaGAGCTGTCAAATCcagcctgtttctgactgaacagctgatgaaagttgtgaaactataaactggcagaagaagaaaaacagatatGGGACATGAAGTCATGAACTGTGttcagtaaagcagacaggatgcagattaTGCTGCTCTGATTCATCTGAGAACCCTGACATCACATGGTGAAAACATAAGACCTTGAATAGCTGGATTTaggacattttaatacttttttttgtatattttacactttttatatatattaaaGACATTTTCAGAGTTTTTAAGGACCCACATATTCCCTGGTACCTACATACTTCTATATATTATAGTATGATCATATATGTACTACAAAATGACGGTATAAAAATACACAGCTCAGGCAACATTTACACTTGTCATCTTGATATCTTTTAAACAGAGTTAATGGCTGTATAAGAAGGCACAGAGGGAAGAAATGTCTCCGTTttgctgtctgctgctgttgtgtggaaaaaccttgtaactctaCATTTTAGTATAAATGTTTACTtaaattaaaattttatttGGTCCATTATGGGTTGATAAAGTCTCACAAacccatgaaacccattcaacgCTCATAGGAGAACTTGAAAAATAAATGGGTGTTGAGtcgatacaaggttttcatccaactgcagcacaaacacacacaaactccaacacacacacacacacaaagagtttTTGATTTAACGCAAcatacagaataaaaataacacaaatccACTGTAAACGAGTGTGCTGGTCCCTGTTCACAACACCCTGTTcactcctttcttcctcctctgttcttcACTGGGAGGAGAAACAAGGAGCggacagtgatgtcacagcaggcCTGAGCCGCATTATTCATGAGATAAGAACGGCGATGACGAGGCAAAAAGGCCACGCCtccaaagtgcggtacaagtgcaaAAACCCTGTTCAATTTCtatggacaaaaaaagaaatcgaacattttctgtggttgcttttgctgtgttttaatgatttatgtgaaatgtatatggtgtaaataatttgtcattACCTTTTTCACAGTCGTCAAACATcaagatcattaaaatgtttttttcttcaagtgTCAAAATTCGACTCCTCTCTTGTCCGGAAGTtcgctagcttgttagcattttctgacttccagataattaaattataatgatCATGCAGCTGTTTGACAGCCGTGAAAAGGTAACAAATTACTTAAAGTATATACAGTTCACgtcaattattagaacacagaaaaagcgaccacagaaaatgttgatttattgtttttctcatagAAATTGAACTTGTACCAAACTTTTGAAACGTCACACCATTCTTATCTGTGCTGAAAAGTGATCAGAATGTAAGTATTGTTCTTGCTAACCTGCTTTATATTGTAACAAACGgtattattttaacatttattgATCCAGGGAAGACATAcggttccacacattcacacccagcGGCTGCCCAGTAAACTGAAAAAAGTCAGTGTCGTCCTTTAAATCTCTGTGTatctctggtagagtcttgtgtcgtgtctcttcctccatgataaaacccccaaatcagtgattctgtgatctgttgctccggtagagcagactggagaattgtgttttttttctctctccattcactgccgttgtctggaggaacagtctgaaaatcacttctagaacataaaggaacgccgacaaagcagattctgactatatataaaaaactagtcaagctgctgaattgttttgaagtgaatctctttctttatgtttattaaacctttcagtctgaacaagtggaacactgaAATCTGGccggaggaaacttatgatgatggaacgtagaaaataatatgtttaccaataattgtaaataagtcaaaaaaaggtgggagacttgtttttttatatattgtcagaatctgctttgtttgtgttcctttatgtgctagaagtgattttcagactattttttagattttcagactgttcacaattctccagtctcctctaccggagcaacagatcacagaatcactgatttgggggttttatcatggaggaagagacacaacacaagatACTACCAGAGCTACACAGAGATTTAAAGGTCTTCCAATGCTAAAAATGAAGAGCCGCTCCACTGAATTTTTCCAAGCAGGAAGTTGGGACTTTCCAACTTTCCGACCGCTCTGGAACGCAGCGCTGGTCACAtgttttcctgcctctctcagcAGGAACACCATGAAAATATTCAGGAGACGAAATGAAGGCAGACTTGATCGTTTCTTTTACTATAAAATGAAATCCAGGAGGAACGTGGTTGAATCTTGACGTCGGACCCGTGTGAAGCGTAGCAGCAGTTTACAAAGCCAGCGTTCCCCCACCGGCTTGCAGCTCACGGCGGCGTCCAGCGCCCAGCGGCTCGAGCGCAcctcctgtttttttccccccagactTCTCTCGGAAGTCGGCGCTCGATGCCCCGCCCCCCCGTTGGCCATCGGCTGGTAACTTTCTCTTCTCACAGGTTGGAAGGTTGAGAAGACACCAACTTCCCTTTCCCATGTGTAAAGTTCATAgttcacagacagaaaaagtgaACATAGTATTTGGTCCTCATGGTTAAttaaagggacagttcaccATTTTGAGGCAGTAGTTCCAGTGAATGGGGTATGgacagtcctctctctctttctgtttgtctctctctctctctctctctctgtctgtctgtctgccccgtCCCTCTGAGCTGCTCCGGTGTTGAAAACGAGGCCGCTGGCTTCATTTGTGGTTTGATTTCCACTGGTCGTCTTTGTACAAGTGAACCTgggtacaaaaacacaaataagacATGACAAACACTCCCTAAAAGAAATCTGTCCAGATGAAATGATGCTGAATGCAAATCACAGCGACTGTGGTAGAATTACAGTGTGTTGCAGCGTGTTGCAGCGTGTTATAGcatgttacagtgtgttagagCGTGTTACAgcgtgttacagtgtgttagagCGTGTTAGAgcgtgttacagtgtgttataGCGTGTTATAGCGTGTTACAgcgtgttacagtgtgttagagcgtgttacagtgtgttataGCGTGTTATAgcgtgttacagtgtgttagagCGTGTTATAgcgtgttacagtgtgttagagcgtgttgcagtgtgttacagtgtgttagagcgtgttacagtgtgttacagtgtgttagagcgtgttgcagtgtgttacagtgtgttagagcgtgttacagtgtgttacagtgtgttacagcgtGTTATAGCGTATTACAGTGTGTTAGAGCGTGTTACAGCGTGTTATAGCGTATTACAGTGTGTTAGAGcatgttacagtgtgttacagcgtGTTATAGCGTGTTACAGTGTATTAGAGCGTGTTatagtgtgttacagtgtgttaggcgtgttgcagtgtgttacagtgtgttagagCGTGTTAGAgcgtgttacagtgtgttacagtgtgttagagcgtgttgcagtgtgttacagtgtgttagagCGTGTTAGAgcgtgttacagtgtgttacagtgtgttagagcatgttacagtgtgttacagtgtgttagagcgtgttgcagtgtgttacagtgtgttagagCGTGTTAGAGCgtgttgcagtgtgttacagtgtgttagagcatgttacagtgtgttacagtgtgttagagcgtgttgcagtgtgttacagtgtgttagagCGTGTTAGAgcgtgttacagtgtgttacagtgtgttacagcgtGTTATAGCGTATTACAGTGTGTTAGAacgtgttacagtgtgttacagtgtgttagagCGTGTTATAgcgtgttacagtgtgttacagtgtgttagagcatgttgcagtgtgttagagcgtgttacagtgtgttacagtgtgctatagcgtgttacagtgtgttacagcgtGTTAGAGCgtgttgcagtgtgttacagcgtGTTATAGCATGTTatagtgtgttacagtgtgttacagtgtgttataGCGTGTTATAgcgtgttacagtgtgttagagcgtgttgcagtgtgttacagcgtGTTGCAgcgtgttacagtgtgttacagcgtgttacagtgtgttacagtgtgttacagtgtgttagagCGTGttgcagtgttacagtgtgttagagCGTGttgcagtgttacagtgtgttacagtgtgttacagtgtgttagagCGTGttgcagtgttacagtgtgttacagtgtgttacagtgtgttagagCGTGttgcagtgttacagtgtgttatagcgtgttacagtgtgttagagcgtgttacagtgtgttacagcgtGTTGCAGCGTGTTACAgcgtgttacagtgtgttacagtgtgttacagtgtgttagagCGTGttgcagtgttacagtgtgttacagtgtgttagagCGTGttgcagtgttacagtgtgttacggCGTGTTACGGCGTGTTACAGCGCGTTACAGCGCGTTAGAGTGTGTTACAgcgtgttacagtgtgttacagcgcGTTACAGCGCGCTAGAGCGTGTTACAGCGTGTTACAGCACGTTACAGCGCGTTACAGCGCGCTAGAGCGCGTTACAGCGTGTTACAGCGTGTTACAGCGTGTTACAGCGCGTTACAGCGCGCTAGAGCGTGTTACAGCGTGTTACAGCGCGTTACAGCGTGTTACAgcgtgttgtagtgtgttgcagcgtgttgcagtgtgttacagtgtgttgcagtgtgttgcagtgtgttgcagtgtgttgtagtgtgttgcagtgtgttgcagtgtgttgtagtgtgttacagtgtgttgcaCTGTGTTGCAGCGTGTtgcagtgtgtcacagtgttgtcaccTTGCTCTCCAGCACCCTGCTGCAGGCCGGGTTGCTCAGCTCCTCCAGAGTCTCGGCTGCAGGTCTGTTGAGGGTTTCAGGCAGCAGGAGGCCGAGGCAGCCGGCAGTCAGGCCGCTCAGACAGAACACTGTGAAGGGCATGGAGCTGTGGAGCGCACGctgcagcgcacacacacacacacacacacacacacacgcacacacacgcacacacacacacacacacacacacacacacacacacacacacacacacacacacacacacacactgacatcagACAGCGCTTACTGAGCAATGAGTAAACAGTGCAGGGGCGATCAGTAAATTCAATTAAGCAAAAGCTGTGAGGAAATTATTTTTGTGGGTGCTCAATTTGGCTTTTTCAAgatttactcacacacacttttgtgtATGGAATTGTGaggatacaaacacacacacattctcatgcacactcacacacattcgaGTTTCCTTTATTGCTGCactgacaggctgctgcagtTATCTTCAGTGCAGATGAAAAATCACTCTGACACTTCAGAACACAATGAATACATGGATCGCACTAGTGTGAAAAATTTGGGTTTGACTTAGTTtctgcgacacacacacacacacacacacacacacacacacttaccataGAGGGAACAAAGGGGGCAAGGATTCCTCCAACTCTGCATGACATGGAACACACTCCCAACCCAGCattcctgaaacacacacacacacacacacagtaccatgAATTTAAATAATTCAGCAAATGTGTGAAGTTACCTTTGATTTGAACAAGAAACATTGGaaagcacacacagaaaactctCCATCAAACATTTCCAGGAGCCGGTGCAGCAGCTCATGTCTTGACAGCAGCTCAGTTCCAGagggtgtgatgtgtgtgagtgactgaacATGATGAACTAGACTGCGGTCAGCGTACCTGATAACAGTGGGGTAGAGTTCGGAGGTGTAGACGTAGACGATGTTGAACGCTGCGCTGACCATCAGCTTTCCCAGCAGCGCTAACGATGTAACGCTCAGCAAGGCTCCTGCAGGCAGAACAACAGCTTTCACACAAACCAGTCCCAGGATTTAGCcggtatttttcttattatttaccCCAAATAACGTGGGCTTTCAGGTGACTTCATGtgtcctctggcggccatgttggaggtccacagctttTGGCAACAATGGCTAAGAGTGCGATCACACCTCCAGTTGGTTTTCATTGGTCTGAACCAGAATGAAAAAGTTgactatttttgtatttggttcatttaggttcaaacTGATCAATCACAagagaaccagggcttgtaaacaaaagtcacatgactcacaagcagcttgtttattggacagagttttgacaaatctgactccagttcctgtaactttatctcagcatgatggacttgtctgtctcttcttctgtggtgttcataccacttaagaacacatgaagaaatagctgaatatgagcatcagtccagacttcattttgttctgctaggctttccaagcacgaggaaccgcatccgtctccttctacccataatcccttgcgttttgcaccgcagttctcttgttagaggactgagactctcggggccgttatttggtgccaccagagttcaaaggtcattattctcacctggacaaaccaaccaactaaaggaggaaagactgcagagttcagataaaccgatcagaacatgcTGGGTGTTGAACGTAGCCTAAAGTAATATGACTGCATTTCTAAACCTACAACTTGGCATCTCAACAGTATAGAgtatttctgttctgtttttatctggGGAACAGTCATTTCATCACCAATTTGATCGATTTTATGTGAAGATAACATCAGCCGATTCTCCTCTGGACCTCCGACACGGCTCCAGCCTGGCAGATTTCTGAcgtaactgcaaagcctctattgcaCTTGGTCTCTGCTGCCAAAGATTTCcttgcaatgaaatgaaaactgagTAAAATGCCGCAGGCTAGAACTGCCACACAAATCACAAAGACCAATAACTGTAGAAGTGACAGACTgatcaggtgaatccaggtgaagctctgatcctttattgatttcacctgcTAAATCCACTTCAGACTtgtagaggagaaaaaaaacttttcaaacTCTACAATGCGGCTTCTACTTTGCTATTTTAccattgtttgtaatgttgatAATCtaagaatttaagcttattctactgttgcactcattttaAATCACTCTGCATAAGAGCACACGCTCTTACAAATAAAAGTGTACATGTAGGGTGAGACGGGTTCAAGAAGGAGTTTAAGCCTCGAGACGTCTGAGACTTGGACGGGGTTAagaaccagaggtgtgaccaagtcaactttgctcgagtcccaagtcagtctcaagtcttgaggcacaggtctcaagtcaagtcccaagtctaaatatagattaccaagtcaagtccaagtcattaatgtcaagtctcaagtctaaatgtagaacagcaagtcaagtcagaacaaatcaagagtccagtatcaatttaatatcttaaagaaaactaaatatctaggacttttcaatgcaatatggttttaataggataaaaacttggtaagagcatcatgagtttgatttctataatcagtttcaacttcaataaattcaatcattccatacaaattcagaaaacagaatttaaattcagtcgtccgctggaacaaatctcatcactttcaatctaagtcatttacacaaacacaagatctcaagtcaagactttagaaaccttttcaagtcatcaaagtacaagtcagagtcaagtcccaagtcaccagaacccaagtcaagtcaagtctcaagtcttctcttcatgcttcaagtcaagtctcaatcAAATCTCAATTCTCAAGTGGTCCTAATGGTTTGTACGCTCGGTTTACAATGTCACTGCCTTGTAAAAGTATTAAATCTCCAAAAAGTCGTCTTTATAAACTGATGACAAACATCACGAGTCGTCACTCGGCTCTCTCACCTGTGTTTTCGGGGACCAGTGTGGTGCAGAGGCAGGCGGAGCCAGCCAGACA
This genomic window contains:
- the LOC139917832 gene encoding TBC1 domain family member 12-like, which gives rise to METPEENGGSFPVDVNENEEEEGGGAGHKSYIALKDRSVLAGVGGGRQAGKGHIYVTSNGRNVNRDASVQPPPPPPAAPEYEKEIMLDLVAAEKCLPVRLTDSCVISGVCNDHSGLNGFTESLGREERMMVGLHRGEEGEGGGKEEEKGGGGGGLSGTTAVSCPAVLRDRVSAETGRQIRRYRAGESDGETPDSEDVIPGEKTTVGGADTDHTRTSLPLGQLSCTGKHQPNCACTVAFSEPDLKMPNGDIDSPGFGGPDADITYCKQTEVFSSQLPGQRLGFCDVDCEEVKIANGGLHIVNTARATCDRPESDYFSENTPDLHADREETQENGPGLGLCARSQSDDSGGLASECPGEDAPAAAELPHSSLAPPAPAKDSPSPGSSAKPPSPCPSTLSNLTGDSQPTEPSTREEEEEEEEEEEYRDFSLPARPQTLRTNSNIAVSSLSCDATPLSPDDEDGGFYFGDEGYEEEFRNALEAGRRQSAPDKLPDLTGQTDTSDPKLMPKRFGIADFFTRSLFSRKSKEPKAPSHNATGWRLFGKPAARESEATKDPAPSTEQEEVQDPAVSPGPQRPPAAGRRKNLEFEPLSTTALILEDRPPNLPAKSLEETQRHKLEYEEMVAGAKRRELKEAQKKKRQMKERFRQEESISHAMVIWNNDILPHWDTVKATRRVRELWWQGLPPSVRGRVWSLAIGNELNITPELYEIFLSRAKEKWRSYSETSSVNDSESDCGASLADRESSLDLIKLDISRTFPSLFIFQKGGPYHDLLHSVLGAYTCYRPDIGYVQGMSFIAAVLILNLEEADAFITFANLLNKPCQMAFFRVDHELMLKYFAAFEVFFEENLPRLFSHFLTNNLTPDLYLIDWIFTLYSKSLPLDVACRVWDVFCRDGEESLFRTGLGILRLYEDVLLQMDFIHIAQFLTRLPEDLPAHTLFTSMANTHMISRNRRWAQVFSALMKDGNKETDKSSSPALRS